In the Bacteroidota bacterium genome, one interval contains:
- the yaaA gene encoding peroxide stress protein YaaA has translation MKILISPAKSLNFEKFPNDYAKTDIKFKDEAWQIAKVLKDLSPKELSELMNISDKLSELNWGRNQEYIKDFVEENTKQALFAFDGDVYSGIDAKSLNSSQISYLQNNLRILSGQYGILRPLDMIMPYRLEMGTKLSVSGSKNLYDFWGSTITEELNSELKKDDVIINLASNEYFKSVDKKMLKAEIVTPVFKDYKNGKLKTISFFAKKARGMMVRYLAEREIDKNLENIKAFDYGGYRYDSVISDEKTFIFTR, from the coding sequence ATGAAAATATTAATATCGCCTGCAAAAAGTTTGAATTTTGAAAAATTTCCGAATGATTATGCAAAAACAGACATAAAGTTTAAAGACGAAGCCTGGCAAATTGCTAAAGTTCTAAAGGATTTATCGCCAAAGGAGCTTTCTGAACTGATGAATATTTCTGATAAATTATCCGAATTAAACTGGGGTAGAAATCAGGAGTATATTAAAGATTTTGTTGAGGAAAATACAAAACAGGCACTATTTGCTTTTGATGGGGATGTATATTCCGGAATTGATGCAAAATCACTTAATAGTAGTCAAATAAGTTATTTGCAAAATAATTTAAGAATATTGTCCGGTCAATACGGAATTCTCAGGCCTTTGGACATGATTATGCCTTATAGACTGGAAATGGGAACAAAACTTTCGGTAAGCGGAAGTAAAAATTTATATGATTTTTGGGGTAGTACAATAACTGAAGAATTGAATTCTGAGTTAAAGAAGGATGATGTTATAATCAACCTTGCGAGTAACGAATATTTTAAATCGGTGGATAAAAAAATGCTGAAAGCAGAGATAGTTACCCCGGTATTCAAAGATTATAAAAATGGAAAGTTAAAAACAATATCATTTTTTGCTAAAAAGGCCAGGGGTATGATGGTGAGGTACCTGGCTGAAAGAGAAATTGATAAGAATCTAGAGAATATAAAAGCATTTGATTATGGAGGCTATAGGTACGATTCTGTAATTTCTGATGAAAAAACTTTTATCTTTACTAGATAA